One Luteolibacter flavescens DNA window includes the following coding sequences:
- a CDS encoding sensor histidine kinase, whose translation MKPGFLDKLLARIDRIDPAEARQLLDRLVREKGFLEQVFEALHEGVIVLDEDGEISFINGAACRFFGIDAEEAPGMRVTACIPGLEWKSLAKPGTSVSRDLEIFYPENRFLNFYLSPIQSGEGSATVGWVMLVRDLTTTRQEAEQTLESERLNALTLLAAGVAHEIGNPLNSLDIHLQLMARKLKKLPPGDRQPLEENLSTARREIQRLDTILRQFLQAIRPTTPHRERCDLTQVVRDAVKLLEPELESRHVTVELDMDDDFPALELDAGQFQQVFYNLLRNAYQAMAGKDGVIRISAHANEFEATLSIEDNGSGIPPEQMGSLFEPYRTTKQSGTGLGLLIVRRVVREHGGEIEIQSEPGAGTRILIHLPRGPRPVRLLEPPVSIIDID comes from the coding sequence TTGAAGCCCGGATTCCTCGACAAATTGCTCGCCCGCATCGACCGGATCGACCCGGCCGAGGCCCGGCAGCTATTGGACCGGCTGGTCCGGGAAAAGGGCTTCCTTGAGCAGGTCTTCGAGGCACTGCACGAGGGCGTGATCGTGCTGGATGAGGACGGGGAGATCTCCTTCATCAATGGCGCGGCGTGCCGGTTCTTCGGCATCGATGCGGAAGAGGCACCCGGCATGAGGGTCACGGCCTGCATCCCGGGGCTGGAGTGGAAGTCGCTGGCGAAACCCGGCACCTCGGTCTCGCGGGACCTGGAGATCTTCTACCCGGAAAACCGCTTCCTGAATTTCTACCTGTCCCCCATTCAATCCGGCGAGGGCTCGGCCACCGTCGGCTGGGTGATGCTGGTGCGCGACCTGACCACTACCCGGCAGGAGGCGGAGCAGACGCTGGAAAGCGAGCGGCTGAATGCCCTCACCCTGCTCGCCGCCGGGGTGGCGCACGAGATCGGAAATCCGCTGAACTCGCTGGACATCCACCTGCAACTGATGGCGCGGAAGCTGAAGAAGCTGCCACCTGGCGACCGCCAGCCGCTGGAGGAAAACCTCTCCACCGCGCGCCGTGAGATCCAGCGGCTCGATACCATCCTCCGCCAGTTCCTCCAGGCCATCCGCCCGACCACGCCACATCGCGAGCGCTGCGACCTGACCCAGGTGGTGCGCGATGCCGTGAAGCTGCTGGAGCCCGAGCTGGAGTCCCGCCACGTGACTGTGGAGCTGGACATGGACGATGATTTCCCCGCGCTGGAGCTGGATGCCGGGCAATTCCAGCAGGTCTTCTACAATCTGCTGCGCAATGCCTATCAGGCGATGGCGGGGAAGGACGGCGTGATCCGGATCTCGGCGCACGCGAATGAATTCGAGGCTACCCTATCCATTGAGGACAATGGCAGCGGCATCCCGCCGGAGCAGATGGGCTCGCTCTTCGAGCCCTACCGCACGACGAAGCAATCCGGCACGGGCCTAGGCCTGCTCATCGTCCGCCGCGTCGTCCGCGAGCATGGCGGCGAGATCGAAATCCAGAGCGAACCCGGCGCCGGCACCCGCATCCTCATCCACCTCCCACGCGGCCCGCGGCCGGTGAGGCTGCTGGAACCGCCGGTGAGCATCATCGACATCGACTGA
- the cutA gene encoding divalent-cation tolerance protein CutA has product MEPVVVLCTFPDLDQARQIGAALVERQVAACVNLLPGTESIYRWDGKIERATEVLAVIKTTRYPDLEAAIRELHPYEVPEIISLPVKAGLPEYIKWVGESCGSPIG; this is encoded by the coding sequence ATGGAACCCGTGGTCGTCCTCTGCACCTTCCCCGATCTCGATCAGGCGCGACAGATTGGCGCGGCTCTGGTGGAAAGGCAAGTGGCTGCCTGCGTCAATCTCCTGCCCGGCACCGAGTCCATCTATCGCTGGGACGGCAAGATCGAGCGCGCTACCGAAGTCCTCGCCGTCATCAAGACCACCCGCTACCCCGACCTCGAAGCCGCCATCCGCGAACTCCACCCCTACGAGGTACCGGAAATCATCTCCCTGCCGGTGAAGGCGGGACTGCCGGAATATATCAAGTGGGTGGGAGAGTCGTGCGGGAGTCCGATTGGCTGA
- a CDS encoding leucine-rich repeat domain-containing protein: protein MAKRPMLQWILLCGAMSAIPICAEPMTAETFADHASKPDLTDEQIYTIEKLIDNVRWEFDKSYWRESIKLTDERRKENYQPKFNQKHVAPASALLEKRDWLSLQRVNAVRPVRDIGALRFFNQVEGLSLGENEISDISALAGFKELRRLLLKENPLRDLSPLVGCSKLEELDIARNPIEDFSVLAKLPSLKQLTISADQLPTLGRVESLPDLVELHVWSIEAEPADSLRLLPLMPKLSSLSGIRSKSLAGVERFPSLRNLSVDGDFDSLEPLAGLRALTHLHIITTSEVRDLKPLGGLAGLKSIWIVSDSSTLDLEPLVAIPRLRDVTVRCAGVEPAALAPFRKKLGSWDEDFHLATPRHAPSQKLEVLDQKAFEALDHQAPHGTWNPEGNSNMLGSEVDWLDEKLKAAFDKWLQEDEDYYFHRWQVECRWRDVQVTSEKSLDSLPRVIADIQDVLCHSKNDWIIYLQSEGEEETEEFKIWVYPDKVVVAEEHAELIRKLLSKK from the coding sequence ATGGCAAAACGCCCCATGCTTCAGTGGATCCTGCTTTGCGGAGCAATGAGCGCCATTCCCATTTGTGCCGAGCCGATGACTGCCGAGACCTTCGCCGACCACGCCTCAAAGCCGGATCTGACCGATGAGCAGATCTATACCATCGAAAAGCTGATCGATAATGTGCGTTGGGAGTTCGATAAGAGCTACTGGCGCGAATCCATCAAGCTCACCGACGAACGCCGCAAAGAGAACTACCAGCCGAAATTCAACCAGAAGCATGTTGCTCCAGCATCAGCGCTTCTGGAGAAAAGGGATTGGCTGAGCCTTCAGCGGGTGAATGCCGTGCGTCCTGTCAGGGACATCGGGGCGCTTCGCTTTTTCAATCAGGTGGAAGGTCTCTCACTGGGTGAAAATGAGATCTCGGACATTTCGGCGCTTGCTGGATTCAAGGAACTCCGGCGACTGCTTCTTAAGGAAAATCCTCTCCGCGATCTTTCTCCATTGGTCGGTTGCTCCAAGTTGGAAGAATTGGATATCGCAAGGAATCCCATCGAGGATTTCTCGGTTCTCGCAAAACTGCCGTCGCTCAAGCAGTTGACGATCTCGGCGGATCAATTGCCGACGCTTGGCAGGGTTGAGTCGCTGCCCGATCTTGTGGAACTCCATGTCTGGTCTATCGAAGCGGAGCCGGCGGATTCTCTTCGCCTTCTTCCACTGATGCCGAAGCTGTCTTCCTTGTCGGGCATCAGATCGAAAAGCCTGGCAGGCGTGGAGAGGTTTCCTTCGCTGCGGAATCTCTCTGTTGATGGGGACTTCGATTCGCTGGAGCCTTTGGCGGGGCTTCGAGCCTTGACCCACTTGCACATCATCACCACGTCGGAGGTCAGGGATCTCAAGCCACTTGGAGGCCTTGCCGGCTTGAAATCGATCTGGATCGTTTCGGACTCTTCGACTCTCGATCTGGAACCGCTCGTGGCGATTCCGAGACTTCGCGATGTCACCGTGAGATGTGCGGGCGTGGAACCTGCCGCGCTGGCGCCTTTTCGGAAAAAGCTCGGCTCTTGGGACGAGGACTTCCACTTGGCAACTCCGCGTCACGCCCCATCACAGAAGCTCGAGGTTCTGGACCAGAAAGCCTTTGAGGCGCTCGACCATCAAGCGCCCCATGGCACCTGGAATCCCGAGGGCAATTCGAACATGCTGGGTTCCGAAGTCGATTGGCTCGACGAGAAGCTCAAAGCCGCGTTCGACAAGTGGCTTCAAGAAGACGAGGATTATTACTTCCACCGATGGCAGGTCGAATGCCGGTGGCGCGACGTGCAGGTGACGAGCGAGAAGTCACTCGATTCGCTTCCGCGAGTGATCGCGGATATCCAGGATGTTCTCTGCCACAGCAAGAATGACTGGATCATCTACCTCCAATCAGAAGGTGAAGAAGAAACTGAGGAATTCAAAATCTGGGTCTATCCTGACAAGGTTGTGGTAGCAGAGGAGCACGCGGAGCTTATCAGGAAGCTATTGAGCAAGAAGTGA